One Cotesia glomerata isolate CgM1 linkage group LG8, MPM_Cglom_v2.3, whole genome shotgun sequence genomic window carries:
- the LOC123270080 gene encoding uncharacterized protein LOC123270080: MTSNSGELLALVKWVGGVDDKKYTTGINVAHIKNFNEKKFLNDEEDPEKVYIVEWHDGPEPLRCWICYNARVIAISKKITVLEKKFKALDGMRSPRRVDPKLFDNDVALKAKKPQKIEKKREAYSESSSSILKKLQESNTESTDDGKNTKQKTELYHSERALLEISEQIIEDTTRKMSVETLKEVQKESYEITEATSKKSSEKTSVIADTETPTVEADLIDSHDTNSPNSDHDISGQAKSNELSTAGTSAADGEFSPKHHSSSKTKSNPEKGKMKELGLPGSGVFIPEAQFNVAERAQSATAMATSLLMSVFSRSVIANSNLRSGKSKTKNSTVQHSTLDSDKLTAIHDAVEKRFKRRYNNSEINRAINVKCSRVRSEEKEAKAHEGAKKPKLDGESDVKP; this comes from the exons atgACAAG CAACTCAGGTGAATTACTGGCTTTGGTGAAATGGGTGGGTGGTGTTGATGATAAAAAGTATACCACTGGGATTAACGTCGCACacattaaaaacttcaatgaaaaaaaattcctgaatGACGAAGAAGATCCAGAAAAGGTTTACATCGTAGAGTGGCATGACGGGCCAGAACCTCTTAGATGTTGGATCTGTTATAACGCTAGAGTTATTGCAATctcaa aaaaaattactgttttggaaaaaaaatttaaagcatTGGATGGCATGCGGTCTCCAAGACGAGTAGATCCAAAGCTTTTTGATAACGATGTCGCTCTGAAGGCTAAAAAGCCACagaaaatagagaaaaaaagaGAAGCTTATAGTGAATCAAGCTcgagtattttaaaaaagcttCAAGAAAGTAATACAGAAAGCACTGATGATGGTAAAAACACAAAACAAAAG ACAGAATTATATCATTCAGAAAGAGCTCTTTTGGAGATTTCTGAACAGATAATTGAAGATACGACTAGAAAAATGTCTGTAGAGACTTTAAAAGAAGTTCAGAAAGAAAGTTATGAAATTACGGAAGCAACATCTAAAAAGTCTTCGGAAAAAACCTCAGTAATTGCTGACACTGAGACGCCTACGGTTGAAGCTGATCTGATAGATAGTCATGATACTAATTCACCTAATTCTGATCATGATATTTCAGGCCAAG cCAAGTCAAATGAATTGTCGACAGCGGGCACTTCAGCAGCAGACGGTGAATTTTCTCCTAAGCATCATTCTTCTTCTAAAACTAAATCGAATCCAGAGAAAGGAAAAATG AAAGAATTGGGACTTCCAGGATCTGGGGTATTTATACCTGAAGCACAATTTAATGTAGCCGAAAGGGCCCAATCTGCGACCGCCATGGCTACTTCTCTTTTGATGTCGGTTTTCTCTCGAAGTGTCATTGCTAACAGCAACTTGAGAAGTGGAAAAtctaagacaaaaaattctactgTCCAGCATAGCACTCTTGATTCTGACAAACTAACGGCAATACATg atGCTGTGGAAAAACGTTTTAAGCGTAGGTACAATAACAGTGAAATAAACCGTGCGATAAACGTTAAGTGTAGTAGAGTCAGAAGTGAGGAGAAAGAAGCAAAG GCTCACGAAGGAgctaaaaaaccaaaattagATGGAGAATCCGACGTCAAGCCGTAG